Proteins from a genomic interval of Nocardioides jishulii:
- the metG gene encoding methionine--tRNA ligase, translating into MSKVLSAVAWPYANGPRHIGHVAGFGVPSDVFSRYMRMAGHDVLMVSGSDEHGTPILIAADEAGLTPQELADRNHRLIVEDLVGLGLSYDLYTRTTTGNHHAVVQEMFQGVYENGYFVEETTFGAISPSTGRTLPDRYIEGTCPICKTPGARGDQCDACGNQLDPHDLIDPVSRINGETPQFIETQHFFLDLPALAEALGEWLDERDASGTWRPNVIKFSMNILKEIRPRAMTRDIDWGIAVPLDGWRDNPTKKLYVWFDAVIGYLSASIEWARRSGNPDAWREWWNDPQALSYYFMGKDNITFHSQIWPAELLAYNGKGAKGGSAHELGELNLPTEVVSSEFLTMEGRKFSSSKKVVIYVADLLSRYQADAFRYFVAAAGPENQDSDFSWGEFVQRTNSELVAGWGNLVSRTATLIAKNFGQVPAPAALTADDEAVLATTLAAFDTVGDLISRNRMRNAINEAMRVVGDVNKYVTDAEPWKIKEDPERLGTVLWVMAQCVQDLNTLLSPFLPFTANQIDTILGGDGNLQPMPRVEEVADLDIEGRAYPVITGDYSSVRTWGRHDVVVGTPIEKPTPVFTKLDPAVVDEELARLGL; encoded by the coding sequence ATGAGCAAAGTCCTCTCCGCTGTCGCCTGGCCGTATGCGAACGGCCCACGCCACATCGGCCACGTGGCCGGATTCGGTGTGCCCTCCGACGTCTTCAGTCGGTACATGCGCATGGCGGGCCACGACGTGCTCATGGTCTCCGGCTCCGACGAGCACGGCACCCCGATCCTCATCGCGGCCGACGAGGCGGGCCTGACCCCGCAGGAGCTCGCCGACCGCAACCACCGCCTGATCGTCGAGGACCTCGTGGGCCTGGGGCTCTCGTACGACCTCTACACGCGCACCACCACCGGCAACCACCACGCGGTGGTGCAGGAGATGTTCCAGGGCGTCTACGAGAACGGCTACTTCGTCGAGGAGACCACCTTCGGGGCGATCTCCCCGTCGACCGGGCGCACGCTGCCCGATCGCTACATCGAGGGCACCTGCCCGATCTGCAAGACCCCCGGCGCCCGTGGCGACCAGTGCGACGCCTGCGGCAACCAGCTCGACCCGCACGACCTGATCGACCCCGTGAGCCGGATCAACGGCGAGACCCCGCAGTTCATCGAGACCCAGCACTTCTTCCTCGACCTGCCCGCCCTGGCCGAGGCACTGGGGGAGTGGCTCGACGAGCGCGACGCGTCGGGCACCTGGCGCCCCAACGTCATCAAGTTCTCGATGAACATCCTCAAGGAGATCCGTCCGCGCGCCATGACGCGCGACATCGACTGGGGCATCGCGGTGCCGCTCGACGGCTGGCGCGACAACCCGACGAAGAAGCTGTACGTCTGGTTCGACGCCGTGATCGGCTACCTGTCGGCCTCGATCGAGTGGGCGCGTCGCTCGGGCAACCCCGACGCGTGGCGCGAGTGGTGGAACGACCCGCAGGCCCTGTCGTACTACTTCATGGGCAAGGACAACATCACCTTCCACTCGCAGATCTGGCCCGCCGAGCTGCTCGCCTACAACGGCAAGGGCGCCAAGGGCGGCTCCGCCCACGAGCTGGGTGAGCTCAACCTGCCGACCGAGGTCGTCTCCTCGGAGTTCCTGACCATGGAGGGGCGCAAGTTCTCCTCCTCCAAGAAGGTCGTCATCTACGTGGCCGACCTGCTGAGCCGCTACCAGGCCGACGCGTTCCGCTACTTCGTGGCGGCGGCCGGTCCGGAGAACCAGGACTCGGACTTCTCCTGGGGCGAGTTCGTGCAACGCACCAACTCCGAGCTGGTCGCCGGCTGGGGCAACCTGGTGAGCCGCACGGCGACGCTGATCGCGAAGAACTTCGGTCAGGTCCCGGCGCCGGCGGCGTTGACCGCCGACGACGAGGCCGTGCTCGCCACGACGCTGGCCGCCTTCGACACCGTGGGTGACCTGATCAGCCGCAACCGCATGCGCAACGCCATCAACGAGGCGATGCGCGTGGTGGGCGACGTCAACAAGTACGTCACCGACGCGGAGCCGTGGAAGATCAAGGAGGACCCCGAGCGTCTGGGCACCGTCCTGTGGGTCATGGCCCAGTGCGTGCAGGACCTCAACACGCTGCTCAGCCCCTTCCTGCCCTTCACCGCCAACCAGATCGACACGATCCTCGGTGGCGACGGCAACCTCCAGCCGATGCCGCGGGTCGAGGAGGTGGCCGACCTCGACATCGAGGGGCGTGCCTACCCCGTGATCACAGGCGACTACTCCTCGGTGCGGACGTGGGGCCGCCACGACGTCGTGGTCGGCACTCCGATCGAGAAGCCCACCCCGGTCTTCACCAAGCTCGACCCGGCCGTGGTCGACGAGGAGCTCGCCCGTCTGGGTCTGTGA
- the pepN gene encoding aminopeptidase N, with the protein MPGTNLTRDEAATRAALLDVTSYTVELDLTTGEKTFGSTTTLEFSATTPGASTFADLVDAEIHEITLNGRSLDPAVVYSDSRIALDDLAESNTLVVKADCTYSHTGEGLHRFVDPVDDRVYLYSQFEVPDARRVFTTFEQPDLKSVFTFTVTAPEQWKVVSNSPTPEPEAAGEGTAVWRFAPTERMSTYITAIVAGEYHEVLDTYEGKYGTIPLGHYCRQSLVEFLDRDNLVETTKKSFEFFEEKFDFPYPFGKYDQLYVPEYNMGAMENAGCVTIRDEYLPRSRQPRSFYEFRTSIITHEMAHMWFGNLVTMQWWDDLWLNESFAEWACYWCEAEATEFTDAWTGFANARKQTGYRADQLPSTHPVAADNVDLHAVEVNFDMITYAKGASVLKQLVAWVGLDPFLAGLRQYFKDHAFGNATFDDLLAALETASGRELKGWAKEWLQTAGVNTLRPEFTLADDGTYASFSVVQTAAPEQPTLRRHRLGIGLYDLTDAGSLVRREYVEVDVEGADSALEELVGKAQPDLLLLNDEDHAYAKIRLDERSLATAVAHLSDLEDSLARALVWGAAWDMTRDAEMAATDFVRLVLANIGSETDSWGVTRIPASAAQAVATYSDPATRPALKREWEQGLLQLLVDAEPGSDHQLTFARQYAGAARSEEGLDRLAGLLDGSVTIQGLAVDQDLRWLLVGALAAGGRFTDAEIDAELERDSTIAGKEAAAAARVAQPTAEAKASGWAAILDPKTPNETSREMVLSIFRHGQDEVVAPYLGQYLEAAETLVDVLGFHKASVVLEYGFPKALASQETVATVDAWLEQTQAPAQALRYVREGRADVVRALAAQERDAQASRA; encoded by the coding sequence ATGCCTGGAACCAACCTGACCAGGGACGAGGCCGCCACCCGCGCCGCCCTCCTGGACGTCACGTCGTACACCGTCGAGCTGGACCTCACCACGGGTGAGAAGACCTTCGGCTCGACGACCACCCTCGAGTTCTCCGCCACCACCCCCGGCGCGAGCACCTTCGCCGACCTCGTGGACGCAGAGATCCACGAGATCACCCTGAACGGGCGCTCGCTCGACCCGGCCGTCGTCTACTCCGACAGTCGGATCGCCCTCGACGACCTCGCCGAGAGCAACACGCTGGTCGTGAAGGCCGACTGCACCTACTCCCACACCGGAGAGGGCCTGCACCGCTTCGTCGACCCCGTCGACGACCGCGTCTACCTCTACAGCCAGTTCGAGGTGCCCGACGCCCGCCGCGTCTTCACCACGTTCGAGCAGCCCGACCTCAAGTCGGTGTTCACCTTCACCGTGACGGCGCCGGAGCAGTGGAAGGTCGTCTCCAACTCCCCCACGCCCGAGCCCGAGGCAGCTGGCGAGGGCACGGCGGTGTGGCGCTTCGCCCCGACCGAGCGCATGTCGACCTACATCACCGCGATCGTGGCCGGCGAGTACCACGAGGTGCTCGACACCTACGAGGGCAAGTACGGCACGATCCCGCTCGGCCACTACTGCCGCCAGTCCTTGGTGGAGTTCCTCGACCGCGACAACCTGGTGGAGACCACCAAGAAGTCGTTCGAGTTCTTCGAGGAGAAGTTCGACTTCCCCTACCCCTTCGGCAAGTACGACCAGCTCTACGTGCCGGAGTACAACATGGGCGCCATGGAGAACGCGGGCTGCGTGACCATCCGCGACGAGTACCTCCCCCGCTCGCGCCAGCCGCGCTCGTTCTACGAGTTCCGCACCTCGATCATCACCCACGAGATGGCCCACATGTGGTTCGGCAACCTCGTGACGATGCAGTGGTGGGACGACCTCTGGCTCAACGAGTCGTTCGCCGAGTGGGCCTGCTACTGGTGCGAGGCCGAGGCCACCGAGTTCACCGACGCCTGGACCGGCTTCGCCAACGCCCGCAAGCAGACCGGCTACCGCGCCGACCAGCTGCCCTCGACCCACCCGGTCGCGGCCGACAACGTCGACCTGCACGCGGTGGAGGTCAACTTCGACATGATCACCTACGCCAAGGGCGCCTCGGTGCTGAAGCAGCTGGTGGCCTGGGTCGGGCTCGACCCGTTCCTGGCCGGCCTGCGTCAGTACTTCAAGGACCACGCCTTCGGCAACGCGACCTTCGACGACCTGCTCGCCGCTCTTGAGACCGCCTCGGGGCGCGAGCTCAAGGGGTGGGCGAAGGAGTGGCTGCAGACCGCCGGGGTCAACACGCTCCGTCCGGAGTTCACGCTCGCCGACGACGGGACGTACGCCTCGTTCTCGGTCGTGCAGACCGCTGCCCCCGAGCAGCCCACCCTGCGTCGCCACCGCCTCGGCATCGGTCTCTACGACCTGACCGACGCGGGTTCGCTCGTGCGCCGTGAGTACGTCGAGGTCGACGTCGAGGGCGCCGACAGCGCGCTGGAGGAGCTGGTCGGCAAGGCTCAGCCCGACCTGCTCCTGCTCAACGACGAGGACCACGCCTACGCGAAGATCCGTCTGGACGAGCGCTCGCTGGCCACGGCCGTCGCGCACCTGTCGGACCTGGAGGACTCGCTCGCCCGTGCCCTGGTCTGGGGCGCTGCGTGGGACATGACCCGCGACGCGGAGATGGCGGCCACCGACTTCGTGCGGCTCGTGCTCGCCAACATCGGTTCGGAGACGGACTCGTGGGGCGTCACGCGCATCCCCGCCTCCGCGGCGCAGGCCGTGGCCACCTACTCCGACCCGGCCACCCGCCCCGCGCTCAAGAGGGAGTGGGAGCAGGGCCTGCTCCAGCTGCTGGTCGACGCGGAGCCCGGCAGCGACCACCAGCTCACCTTCGCCCGCCAGTACGCGGGCGCGGCGCGCTCGGAGGAAGGGCTGGACCGCCTCGCCGGCCTGCTCGACGGCTCGGTCACCATCCAGGGCCTCGCGGTCGACCAGGACCTGCGCTGGCTGCTCGTCGGTGCCCTCGCCGCCGGGGGCCGGTTCACCGACGCCGAGATCGACGCCGAGCTCGAGCGTGACAGCACGATCGCCGGCAAGGAGGCAGCCGCAGCGGCTCGCGTCGCGCAGCCCACCGCCGAGGCCAAGGCCAGCGGATGGGCCGCGATCCTCGACCCGAAGACGCCCAACGAGACCTCGCGCGAGATGGTGCTGTCGATCTTCCGCCACGGCCAGGACGAGGTCGTCGCGCCCTACCTGGGCCAGTACCTCGAGGCCGCCGAGACACTCGTCGACGTGCTGGGCTTCCACAAGGCCTCGGTCGTGCTCGAGTACGGCTTCCCGAAGGCGCTCGCCTCCCAGGAGACGGTCGCGACGGTCGACGCCTGGCTCGAGCAGACCCAGGCACCCGCCCAGGCGCTGCGCTACGTGCGCGAGGGCCGTGCGGACGTCGTACGGGCGCTCGCCGCCCAGGAGCGCGACGCCCAGGCTTCCCGGGCCTGA
- a CDS encoding DsbA family oxidoreductase: MSTETTDTPRKDTADFWFDPLCPFAWITSRWILEVEKVRDVEVVWHVMSLAYLNKDKDIPDEYRAMLEPAWGPVRVCIAAEQRHGREVLARLYTAFGTRIHLTEGSEINRELIADAVAEAGLEPDLVDAMDDTSLDEAVARSHHEGMDQVGDDVGTPTIAINGSAFFGPVLSKAPRGEEAGELWDGCVAVAKFPYFYELKRSRTGDLDFS; the protein is encoded by the coding sequence GTGAGCACCGAGACGACCGACACGCCCCGCAAGGACACCGCCGACTTCTGGTTCGACCCGCTGTGTCCCTTCGCCTGGATCACTTCCCGATGGATCCTGGAGGTGGAGAAGGTGCGCGACGTCGAGGTCGTGTGGCACGTGATGAGCCTCGCCTACCTCAACAAGGACAAGGACATCCCGGACGAGTACCGGGCCATGCTCGAGCCCGCCTGGGGTCCGGTCCGCGTCTGCATCGCGGCTGAGCAGCGCCACGGCCGCGAGGTGCTGGCTCGGCTCTACACCGCGTTCGGCACCCGGATCCACCTCACCGAGGGCAGCGAGATCAACCGTGAGCTGATCGCTGACGCCGTTGCCGAGGCCGGCCTCGAGCCCGACCTGGTCGACGCCATGGACGACACCTCGCTCGACGAGGCCGTCGCCCGCTCCCACCACGAGGGGATGGACCAGGTCGGTGACGACGTGGGCACGCCCACCATCGCCATCAACGGCTCCGCCTTCTTCGGCCCGGTGCTCTCGAAGGCTCCGCGCGGCGAGGAGGCCGGCGAGCTGTGGGACGGCTGCGTGGCGGTCGCGAAGTTCCCCTACTTCTACGAGCTCAAGCGCTCGCGGACGGGCGACCTCGACTTCAGCTGA
- a CDS encoding GOLPH3/VPS74 family protein: MSQLPAESETLIAEDLLLLLMDDEKGRLAAASASRPLFGGALLIELALDEAVEVEEKRGLLHTPKVHARQPRVRERPDPLLARAWHTVAEKPRSAQDLVNRLGKGVREELQARLVTRGILERRETKVLGLFPSTTWPAADMRHERQLRQELQGCLVTGLTPRPRTAALVALLSSVDQAHKVVDRGPLSNSEVRKRAKAIAEGAWAAKAVREAVAASQAAVTTAVMVATSSATAST; encoded by the coding sequence ATGAGCCAGCTGCCTGCCGAGTCCGAGACACTGATCGCGGAGGACCTCCTCCTGCTGCTGATGGACGACGAGAAGGGGCGGCTGGCGGCCGCCTCCGCATCACGCCCACTGTTCGGGGGCGCGCTCCTGATCGAGCTCGCGCTCGACGAGGCCGTCGAGGTCGAGGAGAAGCGCGGCCTCCTGCACACCCCCAAGGTGCACGCGCGCCAGCCGCGCGTCCGGGAGCGGCCCGACCCGCTGCTGGCCCGGGCCTGGCACACGGTCGCGGAGAAGCCGCGCAGCGCCCAGGACCTGGTCAACCGGCTGGGCAAGGGCGTGCGCGAGGAGCTGCAGGCACGCCTGGTCACCCGCGGCATCCTCGAGCGGCGGGAGACGAAGGTGCTGGGCCTCTTCCCGAGCACGACCTGGCCCGCGGCGGACATGCGGCACGAGCGCCAGCTCCGCCAGGAGCTCCAGGGCTGCCTGGTCACCGGCCTCACCCCTCGACCACGCACTGCCGCGCTGGTCGCCCTGCTCTCCTCGGTCGACCAGGCGCACAAGGTCGTCGACCGCGGCCCTCTCAGCAACAGCGAGGTGAGGAAGCGGGCCAAGGCCATTGCCGAGGGCGCTTGGGCGGCGAAGGCGGTCCGTGAGGCCGTGGCTGCCTCCCAGGCTGCGGTCACGACAGCCGTGATGGTCGCCACGTCCTCGGCGACCGCGTCGACCTGA
- a CDS encoding N-acetylmuramoyl-L-alanine amidase yields the protein MRPRKKWGAKEKWRTSPPVMRRTLKQVHVHHTASSNSYGRDDVPGILRGFYRYHTKSLGWSDIGYNVLVDRFGRAWVGRYGGDMVQGAHTLGFNHNSIGVAVIGDYRKKKPTRPVIRTVARVAAWQLDKNERRAVGKVKVVSKGSDRFRRGKKVTLPVIDGHLHTNQTACPGRQLVKVLPGIRSRAQYRIRRH from the coding sequence ATGCGCCCGCGCAAGAAGTGGGGGGCGAAGGAGAAGTGGCGCACGAGCCCGCCGGTGATGCGTCGGACCCTGAAGCAGGTGCACGTCCACCACACCGCGAGCAGCAATTCGTACGGACGTGACGACGTCCCGGGCATCCTGCGCGGCTTCTACCGCTACCACACCAAGTCGCTGGGTTGGTCCGACATCGGCTACAACGTGCTGGTCGACCGGTTCGGGCGCGCCTGGGTCGGGCGCTACGGCGGCGACATGGTGCAGGGCGCCCACACCTTGGGCTTCAACCACAACTCGATCGGTGTCGCCGTGATCGGTGACTACCGCAAGAAGAAGCCGACCAGGCCCGTGATCCGCACGGTCGCTCGCGTGGCCGCCTGGCAGCTCGACAAGAACGAGCGCCGCGCTGTCGGCAAGGTCAAGGTCGTCTCGAAGGGCTCCGACCGGTTCCGCCGTGGCAAGAAGGTCACGCTCCCGGTCATCGACGGTCACCTGCACACCAACCAGACGGCCTGCCCCGGGCGTCAGCTGGTGAAGGTGCTGCCGGGCATCCGCAGCCGCGCGCAGTACCGCATCCGGCGCCACTGA